CACAGATAGTAAAGATATATGTATTGTGTCGTTAGCAGAAACCGTGAAATCAATGTGAGCTCCAGAAACGTGTGTATGGTGTGTATCATATTAATATAATTGTAAAAACAAAGCAATGCCACGATCGTATACAAAACTTTCACGTAACGATTAGCAATACTAAAGGGTTGGACACTGTTGTTCCCATAAGTACCACCCAAATCCAGCACATTTTGGTCCGCAAACATCACATTCAATAGCTGCGCGATCTCTTTGCGATGTATGAAGCTGTTACACACCGCACAGATCGGTACTGTAGCGAACACGGTTAGTTCTACAATAAACACTGCGAGCGTAAAAGCTGACTGGTCATTGTTGAAATTCGGTAGCACTATGAAAAAATCATGGTAAATGAAACCAATCGAGAGGAACAGCCCGATGGCGAATGATATGAGATTTGAACGCTTTTCGATGAAACGATTTTCGGCTGCATCGTAGCCGACGGGCAGGTAATACACCGATGAGATGATTTTGAACGTGTAGCGATTAAGTAGAGCGCAGGCAGACATCGTTGATAACTTGATTATGGCTCTACCATGAATCACGCGGCATGGTAGAATGAAATGAACCACATGCCACAATGTTGGTGATTATCGGCTAGATATTCGGtgttatttaaataaattatgagAAGACAGGGTTCATATGCATATGTGTTAATTAACTGATTGACATAACGTTACACAATCAAGAAGCTTGAAGGATAACTTTCTGCTATGGGCTATTTAGGCCAGGGTGGCTAGTTACGATagagaattttttttttaatttacctgAATTGAAGTTAGATTACCGGTTATCCCGATCATGCAGATGATAACTGGGTATATCATTTGCCAGATCTGTCTGAATAATAACCCAAACTTATTCCCTACCGACATAACATCCAGCAAATTATAGTTGTCATATACATCGTACGCTGCAACGGTTCGTTCGAGCAGAATTAGTAACAGTACGTGAATTAAAGGTATGGCAAAGCAGCGATTGATGCATTCGATCAACTCGTAGTAGTGCTCGAATCGTTCTAGAAAGAGCTCAACCTGATGGTCCACATTTAATTTCGGGTCATTGTTTGTGAGCTGCAGCAGAAACTGCAACTGCTTCATACGCTCCTCAATAACGATCACACACGCTCGGTAAAGCTCCACCATCACAAACATTCCACAAAATCTGAGCAAAATTAACCAGTATAGCTTAAAAATCGTAGAATTTGCAGCATACACAAAGTTGTAGAAGCTGTTGAAGATTACTAGCACAGTTAACAATCCCATATTGCCATTGTGACGTGTTTGTAGATTGAGCGCGGTcagttttgcttttatcaCTACCCACTCTAGTAACCAATCTTCCTTGGCGAATAGGCTGTTTAACAAGAGTACAAACGTGTCCCGATGGTAGAATGCATTCCAGATAATCACGATCAGCATTAAGGCGTATGTCACTAGAAAGATCACTATCACACCTAACATCACAAACGACATGTAGCCGATTGAAATTTTAATAGCATTCAAGTCTAACCACAGACACATGCTGTGAAGCACAATATTCAATACTAAAGCAAACATGTTGGTCCAAGATTTTTCAAACATATTGGTACAAAAGTTGTACCTACAGGGCAGTATGTACATAACGGTTGCTACGGCAAACAACCGTTGGTAACGCTTCACGAGTGAGGACATTTTTTCAACTGGTGTGTATTTCCAGAAAAGAGATAATGTGtaccataataataataatactaagaaaagagaaaatgtATACCATAACAGATGTGCTAGCATGATTTACACTGAAATTATTGATTTCGGgttaaatttattaattaataatgtaattaaataataactGCACACCAACAAACCTAATAGTGTGCCGGACTATTAGGAACATACTATGCGTTAATAGAGTTGGCAAGCAATAGTAATGGCCAATTGCCTAATTTAATTGATTCTTTCATTTGCTACATTATGATGCATCATATCAATGTTTGGCTCATAAACAGTTGTGCGTTAGATGCGTTCTGGTGACATGGTAGCCAATACCACATTGTGATTCGATTCCCATCAAAAGTGTCCTTCCGTGCTTATCGAAAATGACTACACAATTCCTGTTAGGCTTTATGGTAGACCTGTGTACAGAGATTCTTAAAACTACAGCCTACTAAAATAGATAAATGATGACTTGTGGATGTTTCTAATAGCTTCCAAATTTTTCCTTATCATAACTCACCTCTTTTCACGGCGAAAAATCACTTCTGAATTTGGTTCTTAAATTCTAGCTGAATAAGGctgttgaaattttgtttttaaattttataaagtGAATATGAGTTGATGAAATCGAACCACACGGCACGCCACAAAGATGACCGATCTACGTGCATGTTCCATATAATTTCTTACCGTTTTCCTTGTCTGCTCGCAAGATGAAACTGTCAGCACCAAAAAGTGGCAGTACATCGATTGCCAGAACTGGCTGAAAGCCCAATCCGTAAAACCATTATACATTTCACTATCCGGTGAACCAGCGTTGTACGTGTAAAAGCACTCAAACACAAAATATGCCAGCTCTACCATTCCTAGCGCCAAAATAGTGACAATTGGGAGAGAAAAACATCGATTGATCTGTTCTATTTGCATCACGTATCGTTCAAATTTCGCCATAAAAAGTCCGAGGTAATACTCAAACTCGTCCTCGGTTTGTTTGCGATGGAAAAGCATTTTCAGCTGCTCCATTCGCAAGCCCACCATGCTGACGCACATATGACAAAGATACAGGAAGTGTATCATACCCGTGTACCGTAACACAAACGTTGTGGTCAACATTTTGTGTGAGATCGTTTCCAATGCAAAAAGGTTGCACAATTCAAGGGTTACCAGCAGCATGCTCAAGACGCTGATATACAGAAAATACGCACCGCTCATCGTGACGTTCGTGGTATCGAGTACACTATCGTCTGCAAAAAGAACGTTCAACAGATCTGTCAATCGCTTGCGATAGAATAAATTGTTCAACACTACACAGAAAGGCACGATGGTGTACAGTAGCAGTTCCAGCAGTACAATTGCAAATGCAAACGGTGGTAGGTTTGCGAAGAATacattttggatgaaaataTCGTGATAAAAGAAGGCAAACGATAGTAGCATTCCAACGCCAAACGAAACGATATTGGTGCGCTGCTGGACGAAACGTTGTGCCGTTTGGTTGTAGCTGACGGGTAGAAAGTAAATCGCTGTAATGATGCGCAATGTAAAATGATTCTGGCGAATGTACTTAGACATTATGTCAACCGTGTTCGTCTGATAATAGAATGTTACTATCCGAATGGCATTATAGTACTAGTCATTCAGGAGTGCCTTTAACCAACTCATGGACGTTAGGTGAAGTAgctaataaataattaatttaatgtgCCTCTTTTGAGCACGCGTGGAAGGCTGTCTCACGCATATGTTAATGTACGTTTCGAAGCTATCAAAAGAACGCATCAAGACTCAGCGATTAATTGTAGACGTCTGGTATTGATTATAACTGAAAGCTCGATTCAAAAATTGGGCATACATTTAGTAACTGATTGTAGTAAATTACCTGTAAACTTGTTGCATTGCAATTGATCGCCAACAGTGCCATCAGCACAATGTATGTTATTTCCCACACCTGCCTGTACAGCAGTCTATAGAAGTCCCAGGAGGTTATTTTACTCTCTCCCCTTAAATGTTCAAACACATCGTACGCTGCTACAGTCCGCTCGAGCACGATAAGCAGCAGTGCGTGAGTTACCGGAACGGAAAAGCACTTATTCACACTCTCGATCAGTAAATAATAGCGTTGAAAACGGTCCAAAAACAAGTGCACGATATGCTCGACACATGCAGCAGTATTGCTTTCTTCCATTTGCGTTAGCAATACTTGGAGCTGCTTCATTCGCTTTCTGATGATTCGTACACACACCCGGTATAGCTCCAGTATCAGGAACATGAAGCAGAATCTAAGCAAAATGATCATGTCCATCAAAACCATGCTGTGATCGTTGACAAATAGGGCATTGTACATGGCGTACAGCAATACCAGCACGATTAAACACACTAAACCTCCCGTCCTTTGCGTTGAGCGGCGCTGCTGCGATGATCCTTGCATGGCAACCGATTCAAGCATCCAATCGTCACGTGCGAAAAGACTGTTCAGCAGTTGCACGAAGATATCTCGATTGTACACTGCGTTTAGGATAATGCAGAATATTAGCAGATTGTATACGGTCACATCGACCGTCAATATTCCCACCAGCACTATCGGTAGCGTGGCGTAGAATTTCAGAATCATTCCAAAATCATACCACACGAAGCCACCGAAAAACACTACGTTGCATACACAAACCAACGTGTTTCGGTAGGAACAGTCAAACAGTCCGGTACGGATATTGTAGCTACACGGTATCAGGTATCCAATCGAAGCGACGGCCAACAGCAGTCGATTACGCTTCAACAAGCTTGACATCCTGTTAAACAATAAGCAAAATGGTGGTAGCCAACCACAACCTCAATACGGGAGATAGACGGGAGGAGGTTAATCAAACTAATTGAAAATGGACCCATGTCCACTGGCTGCATTAACATATGTAATCGATTTCAAAGAAAGCTGGACCATATGTCACGTGCATTGATTGCATTGCGGTATTTATGCTTCGAAAGCTTCCTAGGGGTGGATATCCTAACATTGTACTTACGTGATGGACGTAGGCTATTGGGTAGTCTCGCCTGATGCTATACACAGCCCGGATGAACTCGATTCCCACCCAGACCGACCCGATGTAGCAAAGGACTATCTATCTAGTTACGTGGTACTTTTTAGTTTAGGAAGCTCATGTAGGGCAAAATGATCGAATAAGTCGTTACGCCAAACAATAAGAAGTCCTGTTTGGTTTGATCCCCGAATGCGTCAATGACTAAATGTGCTTGCTTTTTGATGATCTTACTGTACTGCTTGTTGCAGATTAGCATAAATCTATCACTTACCAATCAAATTACAATACTAACTATAAATCTCTTGGTACAAGTAAGAGACTGGGGCATCATAAAACGGTCAACGGTGCACCGACAATGCTTCACCCAACGTACACAGTCATATTCAACATACTCCTGTGTTACGGCATAGCCGTAGTAGTAATTAAGCGGTCATCCAAAGCTCATCCAAAGAGCGGAACGGCGAGACACTGTCACATGTTAATGTACTTTTATCGTCATTAATCAATCTCACTACAATTCTTTACATAATGATGTTAGAAGTCGTAAAACAATTACTTACATTCTGATTGACGCATAACGTGATAAACATTGTGTTGAACATATGACATAACATAACATATTATTGGTTTACGCTGATGGATGAATCTAATACGTATTGTTTCGTCAAATTACTCATCATATGAATgcaatgaacacattttattgaaaaaatgcTTACCTTTTGCTTTAAACACTCGCTCAACTGCAACGGGACAATAAACTTCTTGAAATCAAACAGTAACCATAAAGCTCCAATTGCGATTAAGCTCATATCTAAATCACTGCCGTCATATAGTAAACCACCCAAGTCAACTAACGATATGGCACACTCCAGTATGAACAATGATGTGAATAGTACCACAATAGGACCACAGTATTGGCTTAGGTCTTTGCGTACATGGATCGTCACACGATCGTATACATCCCACAAGATGGGTGAGATCTGTTCCGGGGCAATGGCTCGCTCGTCGGAAGCTTTTAGCAGTAAATCAATAATGTGAGAAAGCTGCTCTATGCCAACCAGCATTACCACACAACACAGCCCTAACGTCCAGCCGAGGGCTAAATCCATCgctaaataaatacatacgGAAAGCTGGAGGTGAATGAATTCATCAATAACCCAATTTTTCATTAAGTAGgaatagaaaaagaaactgACACATGCAATTCCATCCCATCGCatgacgaaggaaaaataggTCGCTTCTGTATAGCAGGGTGGTTCTTTGCCAACCAGTAGAGCTAGTCGCCGAAGAATGGAATCGTTTATCAGCAATGCATTCAAACTGTTTGCAAGTTGGTGATGCTTGCAGTAGCATTGCAATGGTAGAATAATATAGATGGTGTTTGTAATTATTGTGTTAATGATGAAAATAGTTATATCAAAAATTTTACTGTCAAACTTATATACGGAGTAGTCCATGGGACTGCGCCATATGAGATAGCCTGAGCTAATCAGAGCAACAGCAAATAGGCAGCTGAACTTAAATCTTGCGTTTTGCACACTATTGAAAGTATGCTTTTCTGAGTCGTATTTCACCATAGTTAAACCTAGCCTTCCCATATACGCCAGTTGTACCCGTATGCAACGCATAGCGTCTGTTCACTTGTACACCTGGTTCACACTTTCCAGACGTGCTCTGTAGCCTTCAGCCCTAGAACTGTTCTTGTTCTTTCTGTGCATTGAGAgctttatatatatatgtatagcAGTCCAATGTACCCATAATTACGCTTTCAACAGTAATTAATCATCTGACGAAAGAAAGGATTATGTTATCAACATCTCACTACGCTCATTTACTTCCCATATTCGTAACGAGCGACCTGCGACTCAAATATCCTCTTCGTGTACATTGTGGAACATGTTAGTATGACACTTCCTTATTTAAATCATTAAcaattatgaattattttgtatATTGCtgattttccttttccttaagttacatttaattatttacattGATTAAATCCCCCCCGTGTTCTTCAGACATGCACAACAACAATTTTTTGTACGAAAGCactgttttaaaattaaggaaaaaaaacgatcagAGGTCATTTggccattttttttaaacgtatCAAACTTATTAATGGAAAAGTTTAAAACcatagaaaattaaacaacttATAAGTCATGCGTGATTTTTACAAAGTGGGAATCATAAACTGGCTAAGGCTTATTTGtgatattttaaattcttgGCATATCAATAGAACTACTGTCAGTAGAATACACTATTGTACGAAAAGTTATATATGGACAGTTCTATGttcaagaaaaataaaaataaaataaaattaaataaagggTTTTAAAATACTTATGTTGTATATCTAATATATGTATCTCTCATATGTATCTCTATCTCACGGATAAACAGTAaagatttaaaatcatttgtGTATGAAACTGCAACGCATATTTCGCGTAGGTCTGTAAATTTTCCCTTTCAATTTGGTCTGCAAATCGGCCGACACCGTATTTAGATTATTTTTGACTCGATTATTTTCTTGGTACAGTCAGCAAGTCGTACGATTGATAGACAATTGATTGTTATGTGTCTAATCTCGAATGGATAAAGCCTTTCACCACATACACAGATCTAGATATTCTGCGTCAAACTTAGTCCAAGTCCATCTCAGGAATAATAGCAAAATGAAATTGATATCTTTAACTAGCGttttcttattaaaacgaGATTTTAACGTAATTACCAAAGAGTACCAACGGCACTAAAGAACGATATTTGCGAAATACTGCAGCCCACGAAGTAAAAAGTTTGAAGATACCTGTATTAAACCTATGATCCGCTTTAATTCTATGATGTCAAGTCCTCGATAGTTATACACATCATATCTTGCCAATTCTACTACAGTGGAACCCCTCATAACGAGTTTAATCCGTTCCGAAAAACTCGTTATGTGGGAGGTTCTTTTTTATACAATTTGtataaaaagtgaaataattggtTCCAGGTCAAGAAAAGTGCAGGTATATAGGGattttatgcatcacaaacaTACGGAACACCTCCAAGAGGTAACAGTAATGGATTGATCAATTCTTCGTATCGAAATTCTAGC
This sequence is a window from Anopheles merus strain MAF chromosome 3R, AmerM5.1, whole genome shotgun sequence. Protein-coding genes within it:
- the LOC121597398 gene encoding gustatory and pheromone receptor 39a-like isoform X1; amino-acid sequence: MDLALGWTLGLCCVVMLVGIEQLSHIIDLLLKASDERAIAPEQISPILWDVYDRVTIHVRKDLSQYCGPIVVLFTSLFILECAISLVDLGGLLYDGSDLDMSLIAIGALWLLFDFKKFIVPLQLSECLKQKVEETALCTRHFDDYRLQNTRAAKQIQKFLLKNLHQKKKFSACGFFDIDNTVIYMVFSSIVTYLVILIQFKQLETDLTQSGDGYNVTSNVSTVQP